Genomic window (Pseudomonadota bacterium):
CCACCTGGCCGACCGCGACCGCATCCGGACCGGCGCAGCGCTCACGGTGATGCCCACCGACCGGCTGGACCTCACTGCCAGCGCCGACTATATCCGCGAGGACTACGACAATTCGGTGATCGGCCTGACCGCGGCGACCCGGCCGACCTGGACAGTGGACGTCGCCTGGCGGCCGCACGACGCCGTCACCACCCATGCCTGGTACACGCGCGAGGCCATCGAATCGAGCCAGGCCGGCAGCGAGGCGGGCACGCCTGTGCCCGACTGGAATGCGGATTTCGATGACACCGTGCACAGCGCGGGACTCGGCGCGCGCATCTCCGGCATCCGCAGCAAGTGGGACATCGGGGCCGACCTCGCCTACACCCGCACCAGCGGCGCGGTCACGCTCACGAATCTCGCCCCGCCGTTCACCGTCGATCCCTTCCCCGACCTGGCGTCCACGCTGAGCAGCCTGAAGCTCTGGACGCTGTATCATTACCGCAGGAACCTGTCCTGGAGTCTGGGCTACCGCTACGAACGTTATCGCGCGGACAACTGGGCCCTGGACAACCTGCAGGCCGACAGTGTCAACAACCTGTTGCTACTGGACGAGGAGACAGCGGACTACGACGTCCATGTCGTTACAGCGTCCGTGCGCTACCACTTCTGACCCTTATCCTGCGGGCTTGCGCCACAAAAAAACGGGGCCGCGACTTGCGGCCCCGTTTGTCCATCCGCAGCGGGCGGAATCACTTGACGTGGCAGAGCTTGCACTTCTTCTCCAGCGGCCCGGCCTCGCCACCGTGCGCCACCGTGTACTCGTGGCAACCGACACAGGTCGAGTGGAACGCCGTCTTGACCTTCGGCGCCGTGCCGTCCGCGCTGCCGTGGCACTCATGGCAGGCCTTGACCCGGTCGTCGCCGGCCTGCAGGGTGTGGTGACAGGTCGTGCACTCCGTGACACTGAGTTCGGCAT
Coding sequences:
- a CDS encoding cytochrome c3 family protein, with protein sequence MLRNLLLLLAALLCLPTVTLAGDLAIPADKEVIHFETKLGTVTFLHKMHAELSVTECTTCHHTLQAGDDRVKACHECHGSADGTAPKVKTAFHSTCVGCHEYTVAHGGEAGPLEKKCKLCHVK